A stretch of the Streptococcus oralis genome encodes the following:
- a CDS encoding CsbD family protein, whose protein sequence is MSTEEKLNQAKGSIKEGVGKMIGDEKMEKEGTAEKVVSKVKEVAEDAKDAVEGAIEGVKNMLHKDEK, encoded by the coding sequence ATGTCAACAGAAGAAAAATTAAATCAAGCAAAAGGTTCCATTAAAGAAGGTGTCGGCAAAATGATCGGCGATGAAAAAATGGAAAAAGAAGGAACAGCTGAAAAAGTTGTTTCTAAAGTAAAAGAAGTTGCTGAAGATGCTAAAGACGCTGTCGAAGGCGCTATTGAAGGTGTGAAAAACATGCTTCACAAAGATGAAAAATAA
- a CDS encoding Asp23/Gls24 family envelope stress response protein, giving the protein MSNVDKNVEKNVEKKDVAVVSQNVKGELTYEDKVIQKIIGLSLEKVPGLLDVDGGFFSNLTEKIINTDNVTHGVNVEVGKEQVAVDLNIVVEYQKNVPALYKEIKDVVVSQVTKMTDLEVVEVNVNVVDIKTKEQHEADSVSLQDRVTDVASSTGEFASEQFEKVKSGIGSGVAAVQEKVGEGVEAVKGETKENARVH; this is encoded by the coding sequence ATGTCAAACGTAGATAAAAATGTAGAAAAAAATGTAGAAAAAAAAGATGTTGCTGTTGTTTCTCAAAATGTTAAAGGGGAACTCACTTATGAAGACAAAGTAATCCAAAAAATCATTGGTCTTTCACTTGAAAAAGTACCTGGACTTTTGGATGTTGATGGAGGATTCTTCTCTAATCTAACAGAAAAAATTATCAATACTGATAATGTCACTCATGGTGTCAATGTTGAAGTTGGGAAAGAGCAAGTTGCAGTTGACTTGAACATTGTTGTTGAGTACCAAAAGAATGTCCCTGCTTTGTACAAAGAAATCAAAGATGTTGTCGTATCACAAGTTACAAAAATGACGGATCTAGAAGTTGTTGAAGTCAATGTGAATGTTGTTGATATCAAAACGAAGGAACAGCATGAAGCAGATTCAGTTAGCCTCCAAGACCGAGTAACTGACGTGGCTTCTTCAACAGGAGAATTTGCTTCAGAACAATTTGAAAAAGTGAAATCTGGTATCGGTTCAGGTGTTGCTGCTGTTCAAGAAAAAGTAGGCGAAGGTGTTGAAGCCGTTAAAGGCGAAACAAAGGAAAATGCTCGCGTACACTAA
- a CDS encoding DUF2273 domain-containing protein: MEWFKKYQYPIIAGLVGVILACFILSFGFFKTLFVLICGALGAFAGYYVKEKYLNK; the protein is encoded by the coding sequence ATGGAATGGTTTAAAAAATATCAGTATCCAATTATTGCAGGTCTAGTAGGTGTCATTCTCGCTTGCTTTATCTTATCCTTTGGCTTTTTCAAAACACTATTTGTACTAATTTGTGGAGCCCTAGGAGCATTTGCAGGATACTATGTTAAGGAAAAATATTTAAATAAATAA
- the amaP gene encoding alkaline shock response membrane anchor protein AmaP, with product MSKSKKILLLIFCILILAIFLPILIDYHQVSDLDIHLFSWRELYAEFLIARYVFWGTLVLSVLVLISMLVILFYPKQYLEIQLETQEDTLKLKNSAIEGFVRCLVIDHQLIKEPTVHVNSRKNKCFVYVEGKILPSDNISKRCLVIQNEITHGLKQFFGIEREVKLEVKVKEFEPPKTTKKTVSRVK from the coding sequence ATGTCAAAATCAAAGAAAATATTGCTACTTATTTTCTGTATTTTAATCTTGGCTATTTTCCTTCCTATTCTCATAGATTATCATCAGGTCAGTGATTTAGATATCCACTTATTCAGTTGGAGAGAACTCTACGCTGAATTTCTGATTGCTAGATATGTCTTTTGGGGGACACTTGTCCTATCTGTTTTAGTGTTAATTTCAATGTTAGTAATACTCTTCTATCCTAAACAGTATTTAGAGATTCAATTAGAGACTCAAGAAGATACATTAAAACTAAAAAATTCAGCTATCGAAGGCTTTGTTCGATGTTTGGTCATTGATCATCAGTTGATCAAAGAACCAACAGTCCATGTAAATAGCCGCAAAAATAAATGTTTCGTTTATGTTGAGGGCAAAATTCTTCCTTCGGACAACATCTCAAAACGATGTCTTGTCATTCAGAATGAAATAACTCATGGATTAAAGCAGTTCTTTGGTATTGAACGTGAGGTAAAACTTGAAGTTAAAGTGAAAGAATTTGAACCTCCAAAAACGACCAAAAAGACTGTTAGTCGTGTAAAGTAA